The stretch of DNA TCGGTGACGAGGGCGCGGGCGATGCACAGCCGTTGCCGCTGGCCGCCGGAGACGTTGGTGCCGCCCTGGGCGATCCGGGAGCCGAGGCCGTCCTTCTTCTCACGCACGAAGTCCGCGGCCTGGGCCACGTCCAGGGCGTCCCAGAGTTCCTCATCCGTGGCCTCGGGCTTGCCGAAGCGCAGGTTGTGTTCGATGGTTCCCGAGAACAGGTAGGGCCGCTGCGGCACCATGGCGACGCGCCGGGTGATCTCGGCACGGTCCAGCCTGGTGACGGGGACGCCGTCGAGCAGCACCTCACCCGAGGCGGCGTCGAAGAGCCGCGGCAGCAGGGCCAGCAGGGTGGTCTTGCCGGCGCCGGTGGAGCCGATGATCGCCACGGTCTGGCCGGGCTCGGCGGTGAAGCTGACGTCGCTCAGCACGGGCGCCTCGGCGCCGGGGTAGGCAAAGGACACGTTCCGGAACTCCACGCGTCCGGCCTTTTCGGCCGGTGCCACCGGGGTGAGCGGCTCATGGATGGAGGGTTCGACGTCGAGCACCTCGCCGATCCGGTCGGCGCAGACCGAGGCGCGGGGGATCATCATGGCCATGAACGTGCCCATCATGACGGCCATCAGGATCTGCAGCAGGTACTGCAGGAACGCGGTCAGCGAGCCCACCTGCATCTCGCCGGCGTCAACCCGCTGCCCGCCGAACCACAGCACGGCGGCGGTGGAGATGTGCAGGATCATGCCGATGGCGGGGAACATCAGCACGAACAAGGCGCCGATCTTCAGCGAGACATCGGTCAGCTCCTGGTTGGCAGCGCCGAACCGCTCCGCCTCGTGGGGTTCGCGCACGAACGCGCGGACGACGCGGATGCCGATGATCTGCTCGCGGAGGACCCCGTTGAGCCTGTCGATCTTCTTCTGCATGGAGCGGAAGAGCGGCATCAGCCGGACCACGAGGTAACCCACCACCACCGTCAGCAGCGGCACCGAGACCCAGACCAGCCAGGACAGGTTGAGGTCCTCGCGCAGCGCCATGACGATGCCGCCGATGCACATGATGGGCGTGGCGACCATGAAGTTCAGCCCCATCAGCACGAGCATCTGGACCTGCTGGACGTCGTTGGTGCCGCGCGTGATGAGGGTGGGGGCACCGAAGACGTTGACGTCCTTGGCCGAGAAGCTGCTCACCTTGCGGAAGACGCCCCGCCGCAGGTCGCGGCCGAACGCCATCGCGGCCTTCGACCCGAAGTACACCCCAGCGATTGCGGTGGCCACCTGGACCAGTGCCACGCCGAGCATGAGCCCGCCGGTGCGCCAGATGTAGTCCGTATCGCCCCGGGAGACGCCCTCATCGATGATCTGGGCGTTGAGGCTGGGTAAATACAGGGCCGCGATGGTCGATGCCAACTGGAAGATGATGACGGCCGCAATGTACGGCAGATATGGCTTGGAATAGCGCCGTATGAGGGTGACGAGCATGCCCACGAGTCCTTTGGAAACCGGTTAGGGGCCCTCGTTGGAGAGCCGATGGGAGAGCGCTGAGTGGATGTTGGAAGTGCTAACAGAAGTAATAGCAGACCCGTCCGACAATCCCAGCCATCCAACTGTACGAAGTCCCCTGCCCCCGAGGAACACAGGACATCCCAGTGTCATCCAAACGAGATGAATTCCCAGCGCCCGCGCTCCGCTGCCTCCCGCCTCCGCTTACCCGGCAGGCTTGCCGGGGACGGCCGGCCCGGGGATGCTACTCGTTCCGGTGCCGGCCGTGGGTTGCGATGTAGTCGGCGGCGGCGCGCTGCAGTTTCCGTTCCTTTGCCAGCTGCCGGCGGAGGGTTGTGAGCTCTTCGCTGACGCGGGCCTGTTCAGCCGCAATCGCACGCTGCTCCGCCGCCTGCTCGTGGACGGCGCGCAGCGCCTCCGCCAGCTGGACCTGCTGCTCGGCCAGCAACTGCTGGGTCCGCAGCAGTACGGGCACGACGTCGGCCGTTTCGGCGCGGGCGTCGGCGACCAGGGTGCGGGCACGCAGCCGCGCTACTTCCCGGCTGGCGGCCCGGTCAAAGCTGCCTGTGTCCAGCCGGTCAGCGTCCTGCCGGGCTGCCCCCGAACCGTCGGAGTCCAGCCGGCCGGCCTCCAGGCCCTCCGACCCCAGCAGCGCGGCCGCCGGGAAGCGGGACTCATTGTTATGCGGGCGGCTGAGCACCTCGATGAACTCGCGGTCAAGGTCCACAATTCCGGTTCCGGCGGCGGACTCTGCCTGGCCGCCGTCGGACTGGGCAGCAGCGGCTGCGCCGGCAGCGGGCTCCGGCTGGATGTCCACGGTGCGACGCAGGGGCTGTTCCTTGATCAGGAGGATCGCGATGAGCGCCACGATGGCGATGATGGCGGAAATCATGAAGATCTGGGCCGTCGCGTCACCGTAGGCTGCCCGCATGATGTCGCGGATCGGTGCCGGCATGTCCTTGAGGTCCATGCTTCCCCCGGCGGATCCGCCGGTAACGGGAATCCCGGCCTTGGCCAGGCCCTCGGTGGCAAGTTCCTTGACACGGTTGGCCAGGACTGCGCCCAGCACGGAGACGCCGATGGCGCCGCCGACCGAGCGGAAGAAGGACACGGAGGCGCTGGCGGTGCCGATCTCGGAGGCCTTGACGGTGTTCTGCACGGCCAGGACCAGGTTCTGCATGAGCATCCCCAGGCCAAGGCCGAGGACGAAGGTGTAGAGGCCCGTGGCCCAGAGCTCCGTGGTGTGGTCCATGGTTCCGGCCAGTCCCAGCCCGCCGATGAGCAGGATGGATCCGGCAACGAGGTAACGCTTC from Arthrobacter sp. PAMC25564 encodes:
- a CDS encoding MDR family MFS transporter; this translates as MTHRQIMEALTGLLAAFFTAIISSTIVANALPTIMSELKGSQTDFAWVITAALLANAATTPIWGKLADLFNKKFLVQLSIVIFVAGSVMAGLSDSIPLLLTARVIQGIAMGGLTALAMAIIGSIIPPRDRGKYSGYMGAVMAAGTAGGPLLGGFIVDSPLGWRWTFFVCVPLAVVALILLQITLKLPHVRRPAKIDWLGSILLTSGVSLLLIWVSFAGNPDYYDWWSWQTVAMVGGGIALLALLVFVESRVSQPIIPLKIISERTTALAILASVAVGVGMFGSSAFLGQYFQVARGASPTEAGLLTLPMIAGNLIGSVLSGQLISRTGKWKRYLVAGSILLIGGLGLAGTMDHTTELWATGLYTFVLGLGLGMLMQNLVLAVQNTVKASEIGTASASVSFFRSVGGAIGVSVLGAVLANRVKELATEGLAKAGIPVTGGSAGGSMDLKDMPAPIRDIMRAAYGDATAQIFMISAIIAIVALIAILLIKEQPLRRTVDIQPEPAAGAAAAAQSDGGQAESAAGTGIVDLDREFIEVLSRPHNNESRFPAAALLGSEGLEAGRLDSDGSGAARQDADRLDTGSFDRAASREVARLRARTLVADARAETADVVPVLLRTQQLLAEQQVQLAEALRAVHEQAAEQRAIAAEQARVSEELTTLRRQLAKERKLQRAAADYIATHGRHRNE
- a CDS encoding ABC transporter ATP-binding protein, yielding MLVTLIRRYSKPYLPYIAAVIIFQLASTIAALYLPSLNAQIIDEGVSRGDTDYIWRTGGLMLGVALVQVATAIAGVYFGSKAAMAFGRDLRRGVFRKVSSFSAKDVNVFGAPTLITRGTNDVQQVQMLVLMGLNFMVATPIMCIGGIVMALREDLNLSWLVWVSVPLLTVVVGYLVVRLMPLFRSMQKKIDRLNGVLREQIIGIRVVRAFVREPHEAERFGAANQELTDVSLKIGALFVLMFPAIGMILHISTAAVLWFGGQRVDAGEMQVGSLTAFLQYLLQILMAVMMGTFMAMMIPRASVCADRIGEVLDVEPSIHEPLTPVAPAEKAGRVEFRNVSFAYPGAEAPVLSDVSFTAEPGQTVAIIGSTGAGKTTLLALLPRLFDAASGEVLLDGVPVTRLDRAEITRRVAMVPQRPYLFSGTIEHNLRFGKPEATDEELWDALDVAQAADFVREKKDGLGSRIAQGGTNVSGGQRQRLCIARALVTEPKVFLFDDSFSALDVATDARLRRALKARTSDATVIIVGQRVSTIADADQILVLDKGRIVDRGTHEELLETSPTYQEIVESQLSAEAVA